A window of Clostridium sp. Marseille-P299 contains these coding sequences:
- a CDS encoding type III pantothenate kinase: protein MLLVIDIGNTNITLGLFEGETLTANFRITTTISHTSDEYGLLICDLLNSKNINKNQIDDVIIASVVPGIMYSFTNGIKKYLDKKPIIVGIGTKTGIKIVTANPKEIGADRIVDAVAGYELYGGPILVIDFGTATTYDLILEDASFAAGITSPGIRISANALWRDTAKLPEVEIEMPDSILAKDTITSMQAGLVFGCIGQTEYIIKRVKEEAKLSQMKVIATGGLGKIIADATPLIDVYDPDLTMKGLRLIYLKCKGK from the coding sequence ATGTTATTAGTAATAGATATAGGGAATACAAACATAACATTAGGCTTATTTGAAGGTGAGACATTGACTGCTAATTTTCGTATTACAACTACAATCAGTCATACTTCCGATGAATATGGATTATTAATATGTGATTTGTTAAATTCCAAAAATATAAACAAAAACCAAATCGATGATGTTATTATAGCATCCGTAGTTCCAGGGATTATGTATTCATTTACGAATGGAATTAAGAAGTATTTAGATAAGAAACCAATTATCGTAGGGATAGGAACTAAGACAGGAATTAAAATTGTTACTGCAAATCCAAAAGAAATCGGTGCTGACCGTATTGTTGATGCAGTTGCAGGATATGAATTGTATGGTGGACCTATTTTAGTGATTGATTTTGGAACTGCAACTACCTATGATTTAATTTTAGAAGATGCATCTTTTGCAGCTGGAATTACATCTCCAGGAATTCGAATTAGTGCAAATGCGCTCTGGAGAGACACCGCGAAGTTGCCTGAAGTTGAAATAGAAATGCCTGATTCCATCTTAGCAAAAGATACGATAACTAGTATGCAAGCGGGACTTGTATTTGGTTGTATCGGACAAACAGAGTACATTATCAAACGAGTGAAAGAAGAAGCGAAACTTTCCCAGATGAAGGTAATTGCAACTGGTGGGCTTGGTAAGATCATTGCGGATGCAACACCACTCATTGATGTTTATGATCCTGATTTAACGATGAAAGGATTGCGATTAATATACTTAAAGTGTAAAGGTAAATAA
- a CDS encoding IS3 family transposase: MRLGKQRHESKYLVIEYFHTNKGWSVNWMCAQLGIARAAFYKWKHRIVPEQEKTNIEIAELIKEYDERFSHILGYRRMTDWINHFNHTHYSRKQIHRIMKKLGIHSVIRKKKKKYNSSKPEETAENKLARDFYATEPNQKWATDVTEFKIPETNKKLYLSAIIDLYDRYPVAFVISGRNNNQLVFKTFDKAIDANSTAKPIFHSDRGFQYTNKVFQRKLQDSEMIQSMSRVGHCIDNGPTEGFWGIIKSEMYQMYEITDELSLRHAIKDYIRFYRDERPQSRYDCKTPAEVRAEALASATPTTYPIAKNKRIEKYKSKWCA; the protein is encoded by the coding sequence GTGAGACTCGGAAAGCAACGCCATGAATCAAAGTATCTTGTTATTGAATACTTCCATACGAACAAGGGTTGGAGTGTCAACTGGATGTGTGCACAGCTTGGAATCGCCAGAGCTGCGTTCTACAAATGGAAACATAGAATTGTACCAGAACAAGAAAAAACTAATATCGAAATCGCAGAATTAATCAAAGAGTATGATGAAAGATTTTCTCATATCTTAGGGTACCGAAGAATGACGGATTGGATCAATCATTTCAATCATACTCATTATTCAAGGAAACAAATTCATCGTATTATGAAAAAACTTGGAATCCATTCTGTTATTCGTAAAAAGAAGAAAAAATACAATTCTTCCAAGCCAGAAGAAACAGCAGAAAATAAGTTAGCAAGAGACTTTTATGCAACAGAGCCTAATCAAAAGTGGGCTACTGATGTAACGGAGTTTAAGATTCCTGAAACCAATAAGAAACTATATCTTAGTGCGATCATAGATCTCTATGATCGTTATCCTGTTGCATTTGTTATAAGCGGCAGAAACAACAATCAACTGGTATTCAAAACCTTTGATAAAGCAATTGATGCTAATTCAACTGCAAAGCCTATTTTTCATAGCGACCGAGGCTTTCAGTATACAAATAAGGTGTTCCAGAGAAAACTTCAAGATAGCGAAATGATTCAATCAATGTCCAGAGTTGGCCATTGTATTGATAATGGACCAACGGAAGGTTTTTGGGGAATCATTAAATCAGAAATGTATCAAATGTACGAGATAACAGATGAGTTATCATTACGTCATGCAATCAAAGATTATATCCGATTCTATCGAGATGAGCGACCTCAAAGCAGATATGATTGTAAAACACCTGCTGAGGTAAGGGCTGAAGCGTTAGCTTCCGCAACTCCAACAACATATCCGATTGCAAAGAATAAAAGAATTGAGAAATATAAATCAAAGTGGTGCGCATAA
- a CDS encoding GH36-type glycosyl hydrolase domain-containing protein produces MKFGYFDDVNKEYVITTPHTPYPWINYLGSQEFFSLISNTAGGYSFYKDAKLRRITRFRYNNVPLDLGGGRYYYLYDNGDVWSPGWAPAKKELESYECRHGMGYTNIKGRRNGIETNVLFFVPNNYNGEVHKVTVTNVGNESKTVKLFSFIEWCLWNAQDDSTNFQRNFNTGEVEIKGSVIYHKTEYKERRNHYAFFSVNAPISGFDSDRESFIGTYNGFENPQAVMAGASNNSVADGWSPIASHSIDITLEPGEKRELVFVLGYVENEQNEKWEYQLGDVNEEGLLLSAKAPNGTNIINKKKAEEMIQKFATVDAVDQAFNELAEYWNQLLSKYTIFSNDEKLNRMVNIWNQYQCMVTFNLSRSASYFESGIGRGMGFRDSNQDLLGFVHQIPDRARERIIDLASTQLLDGGAYHQYQPLTKKGNDEIGGNFNDDPLWLILAVVAYIKETGDYSILDVNTPYDNKEELARPLSDHLKRSFDHVINNVGPHGLPLIGRADWNDCLNLNCFSMEPGESFQTTTSKDGKVAESVMIAGMFVYIGEEYAKLMEKADNLEESKRAYHEVEKMRDIIMEHGYDGEWFLRAYDDFGKKIGSNECEEGKIFIESQGFCVMGKCGLEDGKAIKALDSVEKFLGTKYGLVLNNPAFTRYYVEYGEISTYPAGYKENAGIFCHNNAWIMCAEALVGRGDKAFDYYTRIAPAYTEEFSEVHRLEPYVYAQMVAGKDARRFGEAKNSWLTGTASWNFVAISQYILGIKPEYDGLMIDPSIPKDWDGYKVIREFRGDTLHIEIQNPKHVSTGVAKLVVDGEEISGNIVPVFGDSEAHNILVIMG; encoded by the coding sequence ATGAAATTCGGTTATTTTGATGATGTAAATAAGGAATATGTCATTACAACACCGCATACACCGTATCCATGGATTAACTACCTTGGTTCGCAGGAATTTTTTTCATTAATTTCTAATACGGCTGGTGGCTATAGTTTTTATAAGGATGCTAAGCTACGCAGGATTACGAGATTTCGTTATAATAATGTACCACTTGATTTAGGTGGTGGTCGTTATTATTACTTATATGATAATGGTGATGTTTGGTCTCCTGGATGGGCGCCAGCAAAAAAAGAGTTAGAGTCTTATGAATGCCGCCATGGTATGGGATATACTAACATTAAAGGAAGAAGAAACGGGATTGAAACGAATGTATTGTTTTTTGTTCCAAATAATTATAATGGCGAAGTACATAAAGTAACGGTTACGAATGTAGGGAATGAATCAAAGACAGTTAAATTATTTTCTTTTATAGAATGGTGTTTATGGAATGCACAAGATGATTCTACTAATTTTCAAAGAAATTTTAACACAGGGGAAGTAGAAATCAAAGGTTCTGTAATTTATCATAAAACAGAGTATAAGGAACGTCGTAATCATTACGCTTTCTTTTCTGTTAATGCTCCAATTAGTGGTTTTGATTCAGATCGCGAGAGTTTTATTGGAACTTACAACGGATTTGAGAATCCACAAGCGGTTATGGCTGGAGCATCCAATAATTCGGTAGCAGATGGTTGGTCACCAATCGCTTCTCATAGCATAGACATTACACTTGAACCTGGCGAAAAGAGAGAGCTTGTTTTTGTTCTTGGTTATGTTGAGAATGAGCAAAATGAAAAGTGGGAGTATCAACTGGGTGACGTAAATGAGGAGGGGCTTTTATTATCAGCGAAAGCACCGAATGGAACGAATATTATTAATAAGAAAAAAGCAGAAGAAATGATACAGAAATTTGCAACAGTGGATGCGGTGGATCAAGCATTTAATGAACTAGCGGAGTATTGGAATCAATTATTATCAAAATATACGATATTTTCTAATGACGAAAAGTTAAATCGGATGGTTAACATATGGAATCAATATCAATGTATGGTGACATTTAACTTATCAAGAAGTGCATCTTATTTTGAGTCTGGTATTGGAAGAGGTATGGGATTTCGTGATTCCAACCAGGATTTACTTGGATTTGTTCACCAGATTCCAGACCGCGCAAGGGAGAGAATTATTGATTTAGCTTCAACACAATTACTAGATGGTGGAGCATATCATCAATATCAACCGTTAACCAAGAAAGGAAATGACGAAATTGGTGGTAACTTTAATGATGATCCATTGTGGCTTATTTTAGCAGTAGTAGCTTACATAAAAGAAACGGGAGATTATAGTATTTTAGATGTGAATACTCCATATGATAATAAGGAAGAATTAGCGAGGCCATTGTCTGATCACTTGAAACGTTCCTTTGATCATGTTATTAATAATGTTGGACCTCATGGTCTTCCACTCATTGGTAGAGCTGACTGGAATGATTGCTTGAATTTAAATTGTTTTTCTATGGAGCCAGGTGAGTCCTTCCAGACAACTACTAGTAAAGATGGAAAAGTTGCAGAATCTGTTATGATCGCAGGAATGTTTGTATATATAGGGGAAGAGTATGCTAAGCTCATGGAAAAAGCGGATAACCTTGAAGAATCAAAACGTGCGTATCACGAAGTTGAAAAAATGCGTGATATCATTATGGAACATGGTTATGATGGTGAGTGGTTCTTAAGAGCTTATGATGACTTTGGTAAAAAAATTGGTAGTAATGAATGTGAAGAAGGAAAAATTTTCATAGAATCTCAAGGTTTCTGTGTAATGGGCAAGTGTGGTTTAGAGGATGGGAAAGCAATTAAGGCACTTGACTCGGTAGAGAAATTCCTTGGAACAAAATATGGATTAGTACTGAACAATCCAGCATTTACTAGATACTATGTAGAGTATGGTGAGATATCGACTTATCCAGCAGGATATAAAGAAAATGCGGGTATTTTCTGTCATAATAATGCATGGATTATGTGTGCAGAAGCATTGGTTGGAAGAGGAGATAAGGCATTTGATTATTATACAAGAATTGCACCTGCTTATACCGAAGAATTCTCAGAGGTTCACCGTTTAGAACCATATGTTTATGCACAGATGGTGGCAGGCAAGGATGCAAGACGCTTTGGAGAGGCCAAAAATTCATGGTTAACAGGAACAGCATCTTGGAACTTTGTAGCTATTTCACAATATATTCTAGGTATTAAACCAGAGTATGATGGATTGATGATAGACCCGTCCATTCCAAAAGATTGGGATGGTTATAAAGTAATTCGTGAGTTCCGTGGCGATACGCTACATATTGAGATACAAAATCCGAAGCATGTATCAACTGGTGTTGCTAAATTGGTTGTAGATGGTGAGGAGATATCAGGTAATATTGTACCTGTATTTGGTGATAGTGAGGCACATAACATACTAGTGATTATGGGCTAA
- the dusB gene encoding tRNA dihydrouridine synthase DusB has translation MSFTIGNITMEGNLVLGPMAGVTDLPFRLLCKECGADLIYTEMVSAKGIMYNNKNTEALLMVEEVERPVSLQLFGEDPYIMSEMAKRIEDRNFDILDINMGCPVPKVVNNGEGSALMKNPKRIGEIVSAVSKAIQKPVTVKIRKGFNDSTINAVEVAKIAEESGAAAVAVHGRTREQYYSGQADWEIVRKVKEALTIPVIGNGDVFTPQDAKRLIEETKCDAIMMARGVRGNPWLFMQVKEYLKSGTLMEKPSVDEVISMILRHADLQIQFKGEFTAMREMRKHVAWYTTGYPKSAKLRNRVNEIEDRQGLEELMQEYREYLK, from the coding sequence ATGAGTTTTACCATTGGTAATATAACAATGGAGGGGAATTTGGTACTTGGACCTATGGCTGGAGTCACAGACTTGCCATTTCGTCTTCTTTGTAAAGAATGCGGAGCAGATTTAATTTATACAGAGATGGTAAGTGCAAAAGGCATCATGTATAATAATAAAAACACAGAAGCTCTACTTATGGTAGAGGAAGTTGAGCGCCCAGTCTCTTTACAGTTATTTGGTGAAGATCCTTATATCATGAGCGAAATGGCTAAAAGAATCGAGGATAGAAATTTTGATATCCTTGATATTAATATGGGCTGTCCTGTTCCTAAGGTTGTAAATAATGGTGAGGGTTCTGCGTTAATGAAGAATCCTAAGAGAATTGGTGAAATTGTTTCTGCTGTATCAAAAGCGATTCAAAAACCTGTAACAGTTAAGATTCGTAAGGGATTTAACGATAGCACTATAAATGCAGTTGAAGTTGCTAAAATCGCGGAAGAAAGTGGTGCAGCAGCAGTTGCAGTACATGGTAGAACGAGAGAGCAGTATTATAGCGGACAAGCAGATTGGGAGATTGTTCGTAAAGTAAAGGAAGCATTAACAATTCCCGTAATCGGGAATGGAGATGTCTTTACACCACAAGATGCAAAACGTTTGATAGAGGAAACGAAATGTGACGCTATTATGATGGCAAGAGGTGTTCGAGGAAATCCTTGGTTGTTTATGCAAGTAAAAGAGTATTTAAAGAGTGGAACACTAATGGAAAAACCAAGTGTTGATGAGGTTATTTCAATGATTCTGCGACATGCTGATTTACAGATTCAATTTAAGGGTGAATTTACGGCAATGAGGGAGATGCGAAAGCATGTTGCATGGTATACAACTGGTTATCCAAAGTCTGCAAAATTACGCAATAGGGTAAATGAGATTGAAGATAGACAGGGCTTAGAGGAGCTTATGCAAGAGTATAGGGAGTATTTAAAATAA
- the asd gene encoding aspartate-semialdehyde dehydrogenase: MSKLKVGILGATGMVGQRFIALLENHPWFEVTALAASPRSAGKTYEEAVSDHWKMTTPMPEAVKHIVVKNVNEVEAVSSEVDFVFSAVDMTKDEIKALEEAYAKAETPVVSNNSAHRWTKDVPMVIPEINPEHFEVIKSQKDRLGTKRGFIAVKPNCSIQSYTPALHALKEYGPKVVVVTTYQAISGAGKTFKDWPEMIDNVIPFIGGEEEKSEQEPLRIWGKVENGEIVKANAPLITTQCIRVPVSDGHTAAVFVSFDKKPTKEQIIKAWDEYKGLPQDLELPSAPKKFLNYHEEENRPQTNLDRDYENGMGISLGRLREDTVYDYKFVGLSHNTKRGAAGGAVLTAELLKALGYITAK; this comes from the coding sequence ATGAGTAAATTAAAAGTTGGTATTTTAGGTGCAACTGGTATGGTTGGTCAACGATTTATCGCATTATTAGAAAATCATCCATGGTTTGAAGTAACTGCATTAGCGGCAAGTCCTAGAAGTGCAGGAAAAACTTATGAAGAAGCAGTAAGTGATCATTGGAAGATGACTACTCCAATGCCAGAAGCAGTAAAACATATCGTAGTTAAAAATGTGAATGAAGTTGAGGCAGTTTCTAGCGAAGTAGATTTTGTATTTAGTGCAGTTGATATGACTAAAGATGAAATTAAAGCACTCGAAGAGGCATATGCAAAAGCAGAAACTCCAGTTGTATCTAACAATAGTGCTCATCGTTGGACAAAAGATGTACCAATGGTTATCCCAGAGATTAACCCAGAACATTTTGAAGTAATTAAGAGCCAAAAAGATCGCCTAGGCACAAAAAGAGGATTTATTGCTGTAAAACCTAACTGCTCTATCCAAAGTTATACACCAGCATTACATGCATTAAAAGAATATGGACCAAAGGTAGTAGTAGTAACCACATATCAAGCAATCTCAGGTGCAGGTAAAACTTTTAAAGATTGGCCTGAAATGATAGATAATGTAATACCTTTTATCGGTGGAGAAGAAGAAAAGAGTGAACAAGAACCACTTCGTATTTGGGGTAAAGTTGAGAATGGTGAAATTGTAAAAGCAAATGCACCTCTTATTACAACACAGTGTATTCGTGTACCAGTTTCAGACGGACATACAGCAGCTGTATTTGTTAGCTTTGATAAGAAACCAACAAAAGAACAAATTATTAAAGCATGGGATGAATACAAAGGTTTACCTCAAGACTTAGAATTACCTAGTGCACCAAAGAAGTTCTTAAATTATCATGAAGAAGAGAATCGTCCTCAAACAAACTTAGATCGTGATTATGAAAATGGAATGGGTATTTCACTTGGTAGACTAAGAGAAGATACTGTTTATGACTATAAATTCGTTGGCTTATCTCATAACACAAAGCGTGGCGCAGCTGGCGGAGCTGTTCTTACCGCAGAATTATTAAAAGCACTTGGCTATATAACAGCAAAATAA
- a CDS encoding IS3 family transposase (programmed frameshift), whose translation MAKYSFEFKKKIVEDYLGGKGGRNYLATKYNVPASSNIKKWVDLYRAHGDEGLLCSRQNEKYTFEYKLHVVELYLSSEVSYQELAVQEKINNPAQICKWVNDFRIAGPDALRPKKKGRKKTLNSNNKNTNIKAISDATSVDTSIDHVKELEDELLKLRIENAYLKELRRLRLEEEGSSEKTARIIHSLRRDFKLKNILAIVGFPKATYMYWQKRFDRVNPNQELEEKIKEIHSIHKDFGYRRMLGELRKQGRVINKKRVQRIMQKLSLQVTSFTRKSRKYSSYKGKIGKVAPNRLRRRFETKIPHQKITTDTTEFKYYDTDSKGRMIIKKLYLDPFMDLCNREIISYGVSPTPSAKNIMDALNTAIEITSDCPYRRTFHSDQGWGYQMKAYVHTLQEHRIFQSMSRKGNCHDNSVMENFFGIMKQEMYYGEVYYSYDELKDAIDQYIEYYNKQRIKEKLGWMSPVEYRFKLLAA comes from the exons ATGGCAAAATATAGCTTTGAATTTAAGAAAAAAATAGTTGAAGACTATTTAGGTGGAAAAGGAGGTCGCAATTATTTAGCAACCAAATATAATGTACCAGCAAGTAGCAACATCAAAAAATGGGTTGATCTATATCGAGCTCATGGAGATGAAGGTTTACTTTGTTCAAGACAAAATGAAAAATATACTTTTGAATACAAACTTCATGTGGTAGAGTTATATCTATCGAGTGAGGTTTCATATCAGGAATTAGCAGTTCAAGAAAAAATCAATAATCCTGCTCAAATATGTAAATGGGTAAATGATTTCAGAATCGCTGGACCTGATGCATTGAGACCTAAAAAGAAAGGTCGAAAGAAAACATTGAATTCAAATAATAAGAACACGAACATAAAAGCCATATCAGATGCTACTTCTGTGGATACTAGTATAGATCATGTAAAAGAACTTGAAGATGAATTATTAAAGTTAAGAATAGAGAATGCCTATTTAAAAGAATTGAGGAGGCTGCGATTAGAGGAGGAAG GCTCTTCTGAAAAAACAGCGAGAATTATCCACAGCCTCCGAAGAGACTTCAAACTAAAAAATATTCTCGCAATTGTTGGTTTTCCTAAAGCAACCTATATGTACTGGCAAAAACGTTTTGATAGAGTGAATCCAAATCAAGAATTGGAAGAAAAAATCAAGGAAATCCATTCAATTCATAAAGATTTTGGTTATAGACGTATGCTAGGAGAACTTCGTAAACAAGGTCGCGTTATAAACAAAAAACGCGTTCAACGAATCATGCAGAAACTATCTCTACAGGTTACTTCTTTTACAAGAAAAAGCCGAAAATATAGTTCATATAAAGGGAAAATTGGAAAAGTTGCTCCTAATAGATTACGAAGACGTTTTGAAACCAAAATACCACATCAAAAGATTACCACAGATACTACAGAGTTCAAATATTATGATACTGATTCTAAAGGCCGTATGATTATTAAAAAATTATATCTAGATCCGTTTATGGATTTATGTAATAGAGAAATTATTAGCTATGGTGTATCACCTACACCATCAGCTAAAAACATAATGGATGCACTGAACACCGCAATAGAGATTACATCAGATTGCCCATATCGTAGAACTTTTCATTCAGACCAAGGATGGGGGTATCAAATGAAGGCATATGTTCATACTTTACAAGAACATCGAATCTTTCAGAGTATGTCCAGAAAAGGAAATTGCCATGATAATTCAGTTATGGAAAATTTCTTCGGAATAATGAAACAGGAAATGTATTATGGAGAAGTTTATTACAGTTATGACGAACTTAAAGATGCAATAGATCAATATATAGAGTATTATAATAAGCAACGAATAAAAGAGAAACTTGGATGGATGAGCCCTGTTGAATATAGGTTCAAACTCTTAGCCGCATAA
- a CDS encoding DUF6145 family protein codes for MYQENVVLCGCNSYEQKYYLNENFDGLPQTIKDELKIMCVLYTEDVGGIVTLEFEEDGHLIFKVSSEEGDYLFDEIGSVLKMKQLQEEKKELFETLEVYYKVFFLHEEIADLLSDE; via the coding sequence ATGTACCAGGAAAATGTCGTCCTTTGTGGATGCAATTCATACGAACAAAAATATTATTTAAATGAGAATTTTGATGGATTGCCACAAACAATAAAAGATGAGCTAAAAATAATGTGTGTGTTATATACAGAGGATGTTGGAGGGATAGTAACTCTTGAATTTGAGGAAGATGGACATTTGATTTTTAAAGTTTCCAGTGAAGAAGGAGACTATTTATTTGATGAAATCGGAAGTGTTTTAAAAATGAAGCAATTACAGGAAGAGAAAAAAGAATTATTTGAAACCCTAGAAGTTTATTATAAAGTATTCTTTTTGCATGAAGAAATTGCGGATTTACTTTCTGATGAGTAG
- a CDS encoding DUF6583 family protein produces MSQNDEQNSSNINKGPNENTSTNDSSNLGETTNLDASRIDFTTDGISQSESTNNASSNPESSTIIEEIETKRKKSKKVKLGIFAAVACLLIIIGAFSVPAIRSVFSFSTKNPNEYLKSVLSVETNKLSTYLKSNTEKQLKARADGTSFDMNLKLTLGDYAKQFLANDTIDLDNLNAFMKINMKGNEVSTTAKFSLNGIDLFSYLMSMSLDQQVMYMQIPELSSAYLKTNLVQMSQEVYSYDYLNKVTAFQNTLTPDTIEKLSKNYINVILDTLDDVSLEKDVKVNVNVLDATYDKLSVSLSEQDMIDIQIAILKQALNDKESLNIIDQLFQLSEQSAPTKEDIQTNIDELEASRETASQEEIVNFSIYVDNKSLKGIEINATDDNATKISFFTAKKADSNSLIFKVSNNDTEYVSVLGKWDSTSTGETGTIDIKAITDDYSETTTSINISFQDIKVVNKEIGTVNGTLLISSDSFAGISLACSLQGSDKTQNITLAVNTMGMELGTLSIDYTQTEFNEIIYPAADAEVYDMETDMETYISNSNLFGFLYDLSEKLNIDLTSLLMGSEDIW; encoded by the coding sequence ATGTCACAAAATGATGAGCAAAATAGCTCAAACATTAATAAGGGTCCAAATGAAAACACATCAACAAATGATTCTTCAAACCTAGGTGAAACTACAAATTTAGATGCAAGTAGAATTGATTTTACTACGGATGGCATAAGCCAATCAGAAAGTACAAATAATGCTTCATCAAATCCGGAATCTTCAACTATTATTGAAGAAATTGAAACCAAACGAAAGAAGAGTAAAAAAGTAAAACTTGGTATATTCGCTGCAGTTGCTTGTCTATTAATTATTATTGGTGCATTCTCAGTACCTGCAATTCGAAGTGTCTTTAGTTTTTCAACCAAAAATCCCAACGAATATTTAAAATCAGTCTTAAGCGTGGAAACTAACAAACTATCCACTTATCTTAAAAGTAACACTGAAAAGCAATTAAAAGCTAGAGCAGATGGCACTTCTTTTGATATGAATTTAAAATTAACACTAGGAGATTATGCAAAACAATTTTTAGCCAATGATACCATTGATTTAGACAATTTAAATGCTTTTATGAAAATAAATATGAAGGGTAATGAAGTAAGTACCACAGCTAAATTTAGCTTAAATGGAATTGATTTATTCTCTTATCTTATGTCCATGAGTCTAGATCAACAAGTTATGTATATGCAAATCCCCGAATTATCAAGTGCATACCTGAAAACAAATTTAGTACAAATGTCCCAAGAGGTATATAGCTACGATTACCTAAATAAGGTCACAGCTTTTCAAAATACATTAACACCTGATACCATTGAAAAGCTATCAAAGAACTATATCAACGTTATCTTAGATACTCTTGATGACGTCTCATTAGAAAAAGACGTAAAAGTAAATGTAAATGTTTTAGATGCTACCTATGATAAATTATCTGTTTCATTAAGTGAGCAAGATATGATTGATATTCAAATAGCAATCCTTAAACAAGCCCTTAATGACAAAGAATCTCTTAATATTATCGATCAACTGTTTCAATTATCTGAACAGTCTGCACCGACAAAAGAAGATATTCAAACAAATATTGATGAATTAGAAGCATCTCGTGAGACAGCAAGTCAAGAAGAAATCGTTAATTTTAGTATCTATGTAGATAATAAATCCTTAAAAGGTATTGAAATTAATGCAACCGATGACAACGCTACTAAAATTTCATTTTTTACAGCCAAAAAAGCTGACTCCAACAGTTTAATTTTTAAAGTATCAAATAATGATACCGAATATGTATCTGTATTAGGTAAATGGGACTCCACTTCAACTGGTGAAACTGGAACAATTGATATAAAAGCGATTACTGACGACTATAGTGAGACCACTACTTCTATTAACATATCCTTTCAGGATATAAAAGTTGTAAATAAAGAAATAGGTACAGTGAACGGCACATTATTAATATCTTCAGATTCATTTGCAGGAATTTCACTAGCATGTTCCTTACAAGGAAGCGATAAAACCCAGAACATTACCTTAGCAGTAAACACAATGGGTATGGAATTAGGAACTCTTAGTATCGATTATACACAAACTGAATTTAATGAAATAATTTACCCTGCTGCTGATGCAGAGGTTTATGATATGGAAACTGATATGGAAACCTACATTAGTAATTCAAATCTATTCGGTTTTCTTTATGATCTAAGTGAAAAACTTAATATTGATCTTACCTCACTATTAATGGGCTCTGAAGATATTTGGTAA
- a CDS encoding helix-turn-helix domain-containing protein, with product MSRKAKYSPETKASACEDYLSGNLSMREICAKYDIPFNEKKRNCSVHKWLHFYNYSGIEVFQNPIGNKAYTKEFKTEMVERYLRGEGSLEELAAKYNILSDSTLKQWIMKYNANRELKDYDPKREVYMAEARRKTTIQERKEIVTYCIEHNRDYKDTAALYDVSYSQVYSWVKKYDATGEEGLTDKRGRHKTDDEVDELERLRRENLRLKRQLEEKDMVVELLKKVKEFEGM from the coding sequence ATGTCCAGAAAAGCTAAATACTCCCCTGAAACTAAAGCGAGTGCTTGTGAAGATTATTTATCTGGAAATTTATCAATGCGAGAAATTTGTGCAAAATATGATATTCCTTTTAACGAAAAGAAAAGGAATTGTTCTGTTCATAAATGGTTACATTTTTATAACTATTCAGGTATTGAGGTGTTTCAAAATCCAATAGGGAATAAAGCTTATACAAAAGAGTTTAAAACTGAAATGGTCGAACGATATCTGCGTGGAGAAGGATCTTTAGAAGAACTTGCAGCTAAATATAATATTTTGTCTGATTCGACACTAAAACAGTGGATTATGAAGTATAATGCCAATAGAGAACTTAAGGATTACGATCCGAAACGGGAGGTCTATATGGCAGAGGCAAGGCGAAAAACAACTATTCAGGAACGCAAAGAAATCGTTACATACTGCATTGAACACAATCGTGATTATAAGGACACAGCAGCACTTTACGATGTTTCTTACAGTCAGGTGTATTCCTGGGTGAAAAAATATGATGCCACAGGTGAAGAAGGTCTTACTGACAAACGTGGTCGACATAAGACAGATGATGAAGTTGATGAATTAGAACGATTACGAAGAGAGAATCTTCGGCTAAAGCGTCAGCTTGAAGAAAAAGATATGGTGGTAGAACTGTTAAAAAAAGTGAAAGAATTCGAAGGGATGTGA